One stretch of Pseudomonas fluorescens Q2-87 DNA includes these proteins:
- the hemA gene encoding glutamyl-tRNA reductase: MAFLALGINHKTASVDVRERVAFTPEQLVEALQQLCRLTDSREAAILSTCNRSELYIEQDHVSADSVLRWLAEYHSLSLEELRASAYVHEDDAAVRHMMRVASGLDSLVLGEPQILGQMKSAYAVAREAGTVGPLLGRLFQATFNAAKQVRTDTAIGENPVSVAFAAVSLAKQIFSDLQRSQALLIGAGETITLVARHLHDLGVKRIVVANRTLERASTLAEQFGAHAVLLSDIPAELVHSDIVISSTASQLPILGKGAVESALKLRKHKPIFMVDIAVPRDIEPEVGELDDVYLYSVDDLHEVVAENLKSRQGAAQAAEEMITVGADDFMVRLRELAAVDVLKAYRQQSERLRDEELQKAQRLLANGGNAEEVLAQLARGLTNKLLHAPSVQLKKLTAEGRLDALAMAQELFALGEGSPDSFSDKKPQ, translated from the coding sequence ATGGCCTTCCTTGCACTTGGTATTAACCACAAGACTGCTTCAGTAGACGTCCGCGAGCGCGTGGCCTTTACGCCTGAGCAGCTGGTTGAGGCCCTGCAGCAGCTCTGCCGACTTACCGACAGCCGCGAAGCTGCGATCCTCTCCACCTGCAACCGCAGCGAGCTATATATAGAACAGGATCACGTTTCGGCCGATTCGGTACTGCGCTGGCTGGCGGAGTATCACAGCCTGAGCCTTGAAGAGCTGCGCGCCAGTGCCTATGTGCATGAGGATGATGCGGCCGTTCGTCACATGATGCGCGTCGCCTCCGGGCTCGACTCGCTGGTGCTGGGCGAGCCGCAGATTCTCGGCCAGATGAAATCGGCCTATGCCGTGGCCCGCGAGGCGGGCACCGTCGGTCCGCTGCTGGGGCGGCTGTTCCAGGCCACGTTCAACGCCGCCAAGCAGGTGCGCACCGACACCGCCATCGGCGAAAACCCGGTGTCCGTGGCGTTTGCCGCCGTCAGCCTGGCGAAGCAGATTTTCAGTGATCTGCAACGCAGCCAGGCGCTGCTGATCGGTGCCGGCGAAACCATTACCCTGGTTGCGCGCCATCTGCACGACCTGGGCGTGAAGCGCATCGTTGTCGCCAACCGGACCCTGGAGCGCGCCAGCACCCTGGCCGAACAATTCGGTGCCCACGCGGTGCTGCTGTCGGACATCCCGGCCGAGCTGGTGCACAGCGACATCGTCATCAGCTCCACCGCCAGCCAGTTGCCAATCCTTGGCAAGGGCGCGGTGGAAAGCGCCCTGAAGCTGCGCAAGCACAAGCCGATCTTCATGGTGGACATCGCCGTTCCCCGTGACATCGAGCCGGAAGTCGGCGAGCTGGACGACGTTTATCTCTACAGCGTCGATGACCTGCACGAAGTCGTCGCCGAGAACCTCAAGAGTCGACAAGGCGCAGCCCAGGCGGCGGAAGAGATGATCACCGTCGGCGCCGACGATTTCATGGTGCGCCTGCGCGAACTGGCGGCCGTGGATGTGCTCAAGGCGTATCGTCAGCAAAGCGAGCGCCTGCGCGACGAAGAATTGCAAAAGGCCCAGCGCCTGCTGGCCAACGGCGGCAATGCCGAAGAGGTGCTGGCGCAATTGGCCCGCGGCCTGACCAACAAATTGCTCCACGCTCCCAGTGTCCAGCTCAAGAAGCTGACCGCCGAGGGCCGTCTTGACGCGCTGGCCATGGCTCAAGAATTGTTTGCCCTCGGTGAGGGTTCACCGGATAGCTTTTCGGATAAAAAACCGCAATGA